From Meles meles chromosome 5, mMelMel3.1 paternal haplotype, whole genome shotgun sequence, one genomic window encodes:
- the CEP43 gene encoding centrosomal protein 43 isoform X4: MAATAAAVVPEEDTELRDLLVQTLENSGVLNRIKAELRAAVFLALEEQEKVENKTPLVNESLRKFLNTKDGRLAASLVAEFLQFFNLDFTLAVFQPETSTFQSLEGRENLARDLGIIEAEGTVGGPLLLEVIRRCQQKERGPPNGEGALELSDVHSPPKSPEGKASAHSSPSKIPRYKGQGKKKTSGQKSGAKKAGSDTSQSDTSVSSSEPKSRSGLHLLAHETKIGSFLSNKSLDVKDKADLCPDEDDTEGDSFFDDPIPKPEKTYGWRSEPGRQAGSLASLSDAPPLKSGLSSLTGAPSLKDSESKRGSTALKDLKLVNDRVGSLGFGTGEDDDYVDDFNSTSHRSEKSELSIGEEIEEDLSVEIDDLNTSDKLDDLTQDLTVSQLSDVADYLEDVA, encoded by the exons ATGGCGGCGACGGCGGCCGCGGTGGTGCCGGAGGAGGACACGGAGCTGCGGGACCTGCTGGTGCAGACGCTGGAGAACAGCGGGGTTCTGAACCGCATCAAG GCCGAGCTCCGAGCAGCCGTGTTTCTAGCACTAGAAGAGCAAGAAAAAGTCGAG aACAAGACTCCTCTAGTCAATGAGAGCCTGAGAAAGTTTTTAAATACGAAAGATG GCCGGCTGGCGGCTAGTCTCGTTGCGGAGTTTCTCCAGTTTTTCAATCTTGACTTCACCTTGGCCGTTTTTCAACCCGAAACCAGCACA TTTCAAAGTCTTGAAGGCCGAGAGAACTTAGCTCGAGATCTGGGTATTATTGAGGCAGAAGGTACTGTGGGCGGACCGTTGTTACTGGAGGTGATCAGACGTTGtcagcagaaggaaagagggcCACCCAACGGGGAG GGTGCGCTAGAGCTGTCTGATGTCCATTCGCCTCCAAAGTCGCCAGAAGGCAAAGCCAGCGCTCACAGCAGTCCCAGTAAG ATACCAAGGTATAAAGGACAAGGTAAGAAGAAGACAAGCGGGCAGAAGTCTGGTGCCAAG AAGGCCGGCAGTGATACCAGTCAGAGTGACACGAGCGTCTCCTCATCAGAACCAAAGAGCAGAAGCGGCCTCCACTTGCTGGCCCACGAAACCAAAATTGGATCTTTCTTAAGTAACAAAAGTCTAGATGTCAAAGACAAAGCTGATCTTTGTCCAGACGAAGATGATACGGAAGGGGATTCTTTCTTTGACGATCCCATTCCTAAACCGGAAAAAACGTACGGTTG GAGAAGTGAACCTGGTAGGCAAGCAGGAAGCCTCGCCTCGCTCTCCGACGCGCCCCCCTTGAAGAGTGGACTCAGCTCGCTCACCGGAGCGCCCTCGTTGAAGGACTCTGAGA GTAAACGTGGAAGCACAGCTTTAAAGGATCTGAAGTTGGTCAACGATAGAGTTGGATCCCTTGGATTCG GGACCGGAGAGGATGACGACTACGTCGATGACTTCAACAG CACCAGCCATCGCTCAGAGAAAAGTGAGCTCAGTATCGGGGAAGAGATCGAGGAGGATCTTTCTGTGGAAATCGATGACCTCAACACCAGTGATAAA
- the CEP43 gene encoding centrosomal protein 43 isoform X3 → MAATAAAVVPEEDTELRDLLVQTLENSGVLNRIKAELRAAVFLALEEQEKVENKTPLVNESLRKFLNTKDGRLAASLVAEFLQFFNLDFTLAVFQPETSTFQSLEGRENLARDLGIIEAEGTVGGPLLLEVIRRCQQKERGPPNGEKAGSDTSQSDTSVSSSEPKSRSGLHLLAHETKIGSFLSNKSLDVKDKADLCPDEDDTEGDSFFDDPIPKPEKTYGWRSEPGRQAGSLASLSDAPPLKSGLSSLTGAPSLKDSESKRGSTALKDLKLVNDRVGSLGFGTGEDDDYVDDFNSTSHRSEKSELSIGEEIEEDLSVEIDDLNTSDKLDDLTQDLTVSQLSDVADYLEDVA, encoded by the exons ATGGCGGCGACGGCGGCCGCGGTGGTGCCGGAGGAGGACACGGAGCTGCGGGACCTGCTGGTGCAGACGCTGGAGAACAGCGGGGTTCTGAACCGCATCAAG GCCGAGCTCCGAGCAGCCGTGTTTCTAGCACTAGAAGAGCAAGAAAAAGTCGAG aACAAGACTCCTCTAGTCAATGAGAGCCTGAGAAAGTTTTTAAATACGAAAGATG GCCGGCTGGCGGCTAGTCTCGTTGCGGAGTTTCTCCAGTTTTTCAATCTTGACTTCACCTTGGCCGTTTTTCAACCCGAAACCAGCACA TTTCAAAGTCTTGAAGGCCGAGAGAACTTAGCTCGAGATCTGGGTATTATTGAGGCAGAAGGTACTGTGGGCGGACCGTTGTTACTGGAGGTGATCAGACGTTGtcagcagaaggaaagagggcCACCCAACGGGGAG AAGGCCGGCAGTGATACCAGTCAGAGTGACACGAGCGTCTCCTCATCAGAACCAAAGAGCAGAAGCGGCCTCCACTTGCTGGCCCACGAAACCAAAATTGGATCTTTCTTAAGTAACAAAAGTCTAGATGTCAAAGACAAAGCTGATCTTTGTCCAGACGAAGATGATACGGAAGGGGATTCTTTCTTTGACGATCCCATTCCTAAACCGGAAAAAACGTACGGTTG GAGAAGTGAACCTGGTAGGCAAGCAGGAAGCCTCGCCTCGCTCTCCGACGCGCCCCCCTTGAAGAGTGGACTCAGCTCGCTCACCGGAGCGCCCTCGTTGAAGGACTCTGAGA GTAAACGTGGAAGCACAGCTTTAAAGGATCTGAAGTTGGTCAACGATAGAGTTGGATCCCTTGGATTCG GGACCGGAGAGGATGACGACTACGTCGATGACTTCAACAG CACCAGCCATCGCTCAGAGAAAAGTGAGCTCAGTATCGGGGAAGAGATCGAGGAGGATCTTTCTGTGGAAATCGATGACCTCAACACCAGTGATAAA
- the CEP43 gene encoding centrosomal protein 43 isoform X2: MAATAAAVVPEEDTELRDLLVQTLENSGVLNRIKAELRAAVFLALEEQEKVENKTPLVNESLRKFLNTKDGRLAASLVAEFLQFFNLDFTLAVFQPETSTFQSLEGRENLARDLGIIEAEGTVGGPLLLEVIRRCQQKERGPPNGEGALELSDVHSPPKSPEGKASAHSSPSKAGSDTSQSDTSVSSSEPKSRSGLHLLAHETKIGSFLSNKSLDVKDKADLCPDEDDTEGDSFFDDPIPKPEKTYGWRSEPGRQAGSLASLSDAPPLKSGLSSLTGAPSLKDSESKRGSTALKDLKLVNDRVGSLGFGTGEDDDYVDDFNSTSHRSEKSELSIGEEIEEDLSVEIDDLNTSDKLDDLTQDLTVSQLSDVADYLEDVA; encoded by the exons ATGGCGGCGACGGCGGCCGCGGTGGTGCCGGAGGAGGACACGGAGCTGCGGGACCTGCTGGTGCAGACGCTGGAGAACAGCGGGGTTCTGAACCGCATCAAG GCCGAGCTCCGAGCAGCCGTGTTTCTAGCACTAGAAGAGCAAGAAAAAGTCGAG aACAAGACTCCTCTAGTCAATGAGAGCCTGAGAAAGTTTTTAAATACGAAAGATG GCCGGCTGGCGGCTAGTCTCGTTGCGGAGTTTCTCCAGTTTTTCAATCTTGACTTCACCTTGGCCGTTTTTCAACCCGAAACCAGCACA TTTCAAAGTCTTGAAGGCCGAGAGAACTTAGCTCGAGATCTGGGTATTATTGAGGCAGAAGGTACTGTGGGCGGACCGTTGTTACTGGAGGTGATCAGACGTTGtcagcagaaggaaagagggcCACCCAACGGGGAG GGTGCGCTAGAGCTGTCTGATGTCCATTCGCCTCCAAAGTCGCCAGAAGGCAAAGCCAGCGCTCACAGCAGTCCCAGTAAG GCCGGCAGTGATACCAGTCAGAGTGACACGAGCGTCTCCTCATCAGAACCAAAGAGCAGAAGCGGCCTCCACTTGCTGGCCCACGAAACCAAAATTGGATCTTTCTTAAGTAACAAAAGTCTAGATGTCAAAGACAAAGCTGATCTTTGTCCAGACGAAGATGATACGGAAGGGGATTCTTTCTTTGACGATCCCATTCCTAAACCGGAAAAAACGTACGGTTG GAGAAGTGAACCTGGTAGGCAAGCAGGAAGCCTCGCCTCGCTCTCCGACGCGCCCCCCTTGAAGAGTGGACTCAGCTCGCTCACCGGAGCGCCCTCGTTGAAGGACTCTGAGA GTAAACGTGGAAGCACAGCTTTAAAGGATCTGAAGTTGGTCAACGATAGAGTTGGATCCCTTGGATTCG GGACCGGAGAGGATGACGACTACGTCGATGACTTCAACAG CACCAGCCATCGCTCAGAGAAAAGTGAGCTCAGTATCGGGGAAGAGATCGAGGAGGATCTTTCTGTGGAAATCGATGACCTCAACACCAGTGATAAA
- the CEP43 gene encoding centrosomal protein 43 isoform X1, producing MAATAAAVVPEEDTELRDLLVQTLENSGVLNRIKAELRAAVFLALEEQEKVENKTPLVNESLRKFLNTKDGRLAASLVAEFLQFFNLDFTLAVFQPETSTFQSLEGRENLARDLGIIEAEGTVGGPLLLEVIRRCQQKERGPPNGEGALELSDVHSPPKSPEGKASAHSSPSKKAGSDTSQSDTSVSSSEPKSRSGLHLLAHETKIGSFLSNKSLDVKDKADLCPDEDDTEGDSFFDDPIPKPEKTYGWRSEPGRQAGSLASLSDAPPLKSGLSSLTGAPSLKDSESKRGSTALKDLKLVNDRVGSLGFGTGEDDDYVDDFNSTSHRSEKSELSIGEEIEEDLSVEIDDLNTSDKLDDLTQDLTVSQLSDVADYLEDVA from the exons ATGGCGGCGACGGCGGCCGCGGTGGTGCCGGAGGAGGACACGGAGCTGCGGGACCTGCTGGTGCAGACGCTGGAGAACAGCGGGGTTCTGAACCGCATCAAG GCCGAGCTCCGAGCAGCCGTGTTTCTAGCACTAGAAGAGCAAGAAAAAGTCGAG aACAAGACTCCTCTAGTCAATGAGAGCCTGAGAAAGTTTTTAAATACGAAAGATG GCCGGCTGGCGGCTAGTCTCGTTGCGGAGTTTCTCCAGTTTTTCAATCTTGACTTCACCTTGGCCGTTTTTCAACCCGAAACCAGCACA TTTCAAAGTCTTGAAGGCCGAGAGAACTTAGCTCGAGATCTGGGTATTATTGAGGCAGAAGGTACTGTGGGCGGACCGTTGTTACTGGAGGTGATCAGACGTTGtcagcagaaggaaagagggcCACCCAACGGGGAG GGTGCGCTAGAGCTGTCTGATGTCCATTCGCCTCCAAAGTCGCCAGAAGGCAAAGCCAGCGCTCACAGCAGTCCCAGTAAG AAGGCCGGCAGTGATACCAGTCAGAGTGACACGAGCGTCTCCTCATCAGAACCAAAGAGCAGAAGCGGCCTCCACTTGCTGGCCCACGAAACCAAAATTGGATCTTTCTTAAGTAACAAAAGTCTAGATGTCAAAGACAAAGCTGATCTTTGTCCAGACGAAGATGATACGGAAGGGGATTCTTTCTTTGACGATCCCATTCCTAAACCGGAAAAAACGTACGGTTG GAGAAGTGAACCTGGTAGGCAAGCAGGAAGCCTCGCCTCGCTCTCCGACGCGCCCCCCTTGAAGAGTGGACTCAGCTCGCTCACCGGAGCGCCCTCGTTGAAGGACTCTGAGA GTAAACGTGGAAGCACAGCTTTAAAGGATCTGAAGTTGGTCAACGATAGAGTTGGATCCCTTGGATTCG GGACCGGAGAGGATGACGACTACGTCGATGACTTCAACAG CACCAGCCATCGCTCAGAGAAAAGTGAGCTCAGTATCGGGGAAGAGATCGAGGAGGATCTTTCTGTGGAAATCGATGACCTCAACACCAGTGATAAA